A single window of Neisseria sp. KEM232 DNA harbors:
- the rpmB gene encoding 50S ribosomal protein L28, giving the protein MARVCKVTGKRPMSGNNVSHANNKTKRRFLPNLQTRRFWVESENRWVRLRVSNAALRTIDKLGIDAVLADLRARGEA; this is encoded by the coding sequence ATGGCACGAGTTTGTAAAGTGACCGGAAAACGCCCGATGAGTGGCAACAACGTGTCGCACGCCAATAATAAGACCAAACGCCGTTTTTTGCCTAACTTGCAAACACGCCGTTTTTGGGTTGAGAGTGAAAACCGCTGGGTGCGCCTGCGCGTATCCAATGCAGCATTGCGCACCATCGACAAGCTCGGCATCGATGCCGTTCTGGCCGATCTGCGCGCGCGCGGCGAAGCTTGA
- the rpmG gene encoding 50S ribosomal protein L33, producing MRDKIKLESSAGTGHFYTTTKNKRTMPGKLEIKKFDPVARKHVMYKETKLK from the coding sequence ATGCGCGATAAAATCAAACTGGAATCAAGTGCCGGCACCGGTCACTTCTACACCACAACCAAAAACAAACGTACCATGCCCGGCAAACTGGAAATCAAAAAATTTGATCCCGTTGCCCGCAAACACGTTATGTACAAAGAAACCAAGCTGAAATAA
- a CDS encoding Na+/H+ antiporter family protein: MNAVVIAVIVMLALSLLRVHVVLSLTIGAFVGGLLAGMPLSDVAADGKVVHEGIITVFQTGLAGGAKIALSYAMLGAFAMAITHSGLPQQLAGAVVRKLNRSGSQTGTGAVKWTLLLLILAMGVMSQNVVPIHIAFIPMIIPPLLLVFNRLQVDRRLIACVITFGLVTTYMFLPYGFGAIFLNEILLGNIEKAGLNVKHINVMQAMAIPALGMVAGLLLAFVRFRKPRVYQSSEIDLADNQSAADTPVPSSYRSLVAAVAIAVCFAIQLVYKDALLLGAMVGFAVFMTLGVVKRHDANDVFGEGIKMMAMVGFIMIAAQGFAAVMQATGHIQPLVDGSMQMFGGSKGMAALAMLLVGLLVTMGIGSSFSTLPIITAIYVPLCISLGFSPLATVAIVGTAGALGDAGSPASDSTLGPTMGLNADGQHDHIRDSVIPTFIHYNIPLTVAGWIAAMVL, encoded by the coding sequence ATGAATGCTGTTGTGATTGCCGTAATTGTGATGCTCGCGCTGTCGCTTTTGCGCGTACACGTTGTGTTGAGCCTCACCATCGGTGCGTTTGTCGGCGGCCTGCTGGCCGGTATGCCGCTTTCCGACGTGGCGGCAGACGGCAAAGTGGTGCACGAAGGCATCATCACCGTGTTCCAAACCGGTTTGGCCGGCGGCGCGAAAATCGCGCTTTCATACGCCATGCTCGGCGCGTTTGCGATGGCGATTACCCACTCCGGCCTGCCGCAGCAGCTGGCGGGCGCGGTGGTACGCAAACTCAACCGCAGCGGCTCGCAAACGGGTACGGGCGCGGTGAAATGGACGCTGTTGCTGCTGATTTTGGCGATGGGTGTGATGAGCCAAAACGTCGTGCCCATCCACATCGCTTTTATTCCGATGATTATCCCGCCGCTTTTGCTGGTGTTTAACCGTTTGCAGGTCGACCGCCGCCTGATTGCCTGTGTGATTACGTTCGGCTTGGTAACAACCTATATGTTTCTGCCCTATGGTTTCGGCGCGATTTTCTTAAACGAAATCCTGCTGGGCAACATCGAAAAAGCAGGGCTGAATGTCAAACATATCAACGTGATGCAGGCGATGGCCATCCCCGCGCTGGGCATGGTGGCCGGGCTGTTGCTCGCCTTTGTCCGTTTCCGCAAACCGCGCGTGTACCAAAGCAGCGAAATCGATTTGGCCGACAACCAAAGCGCCGCCGACACGCCCGTGCCCTCGTCTTACCGCAGTCTTGTTGCCGCCGTGGCGATTGCCGTGTGCTTTGCCATCCAGTTGGTTTATAAAGACGCGCTCCTGCTCGGCGCGATGGTGGGCTTTGCCGTATTCATGACGCTGGGCGTGGTAAAACGCCACGATGCCAACGATGTGTTTGGCGAAGGCATCAAAATGATGGCGATGGTGGGGTTTATCATGATTGCCGCACAGGGCTTCGCCGCCGTGATGCAGGCCACCGGCCACATTCAGCCGCTGGTTGACGGCAGTATGCAGATGTTCGGCGGCAGCAAAGGCATGGCCGCGCTGGCGATGCTCTTGGTCGGCCTGCTGGTTACAATGGGCATCGGTTCGTCGTTTTCCACCCTGCCGATTATCACCGCGATTTATGTGCCGCTGTGCATCAGCCTCGGCTTCTCACCGCTGGCAACCGTAGCGATTGTCGGCACCGCAGGCGCGCTGGGCGATGCCGGTTCGCCCGCCTCCGACTCGACGCTCGGCCCCACCATGGGCTTGAACGCCGACGGCCAGCACGACCACATCCGTGACTCGGTTATCCCCACTTTTATCCACTACAACATCCCGCTGACCGTCGCCGGCTGGATTGCCGCCATGGTGCTGTAA
- a CDS encoding SlyX family protein has protein sequence MNENDLEHRITELEIQTALQDDLITRLSDTIAQMRQTLDLQQAQLQLLYSRLQDKNGSSEAESYSLRDEIPPHY, from the coding sequence ATGAACGAAAACGACTTGGAACACCGCATCACCGAGCTGGAAATTCAGACGGCCTTGCAGGACGATTTGATTACCCGCTTAAGCGACACCATCGCCCAAATGCGCCAAACGCTCGATTTGCAACAGGCGCAACTGCAACTGCTCTACAGCCGCCTGCAAGACAAAAACGGCAGCAGCGAAGCCGAGTCCTACAGCCTGCGCGACGAAATCCCGCCGCATTATTAG